The following proteins are co-located in the Apium graveolens cultivar Ventura chromosome 5, ASM990537v1, whole genome shotgun sequence genome:
- the LOC141661079 gene encoding protein FAR1-RELATED SEQUENCE 5-like, which produces MNAYKNFGDVVTFNSTYRTNRYCMSFIPITGVNHHYQNILFRFALVRDETEASYKWVLRTWLEAVDNKPPRTIITDQDITLGNAIAEVMPMPQTKHTYCTWHISSKFPEKLSYLYTNYPEFKTEFNACVYKSLTPTEFEGKWEQLVEKYDLEDHAWLNDMYAIRTQWIGAYTKQHFSIGMTTTSRSESTNSFFDEYVQSSTGLKEFIENSQKALETQYLKEVKADYDSEQLERRLVLHSSLEMHASEIYTKEMFKRFQKELMKSTCYIVNSVKNNGTYISKLYLVEKATLPENCRRKYRVTIFMCEKIECSCKKFEHSGMICKHIIRYLDKKQKIKIPESLIMGRWTMNCNKIAGPLPYAPPGIGNDGASQPLRYGALCKSFQDLAASGSCSVSRYKYLMGVIDREKRYLKDVFVDEERRERTHEAKTQEDYQHDPIIDPPTSKTKGRKKTKRYKSGIETETSKIKIKPRKCNYCGAIGGEHDARNCPLRVEHDRRNY; this is translated from the coding sequence ATGAACGCGTACAAGAATTTTGGTGATGTGGTTACGTTTAATTCAACTTACCGGACGAATAGGTATTGTATGTCTTTCATACCTATTACGGGCGTaaaccaccattatcaaaatatACTATTTAGATTTGCACTTGTAAGGGATGAGACTGAGGCATCGTATAAGTGGGTTTTGAGGACATGGTTGGAAGCCGTCGACAATAAACCGCCTCGAACAATTATTACTGATCAAGACATTACATTGGGAAATGCCATTGCCGAGGTCATGCCTATGCCACAAACAAAGCATACGTATTGTACATGGCATATAAGTAGTAAGTTTCCCGAGAAGTTGTCTTATTTGTACACAAATTATCCGGAGTTCAAGACAGAGTTTAATGCATGTGTGTACAAGTCGTTGACACCTACAGAATTTGAAGGTAAATGGGAGCAATTAGTCGAGAAGTACGATCTTGAGGATCATGCTTGGTTAAATGACATGTATGCTATTAGAACTCAATGGATTGGTGCTTACACGAAGCAACATTTTTCCATCGGCATGACTACAACTTCAAGAAGCGAGTCTACAAATTCTTTTTTTGATGAATATGTGCAATCATCTACCGGTTTGAAGGAATTCATTGAGAACTCCCAAAAGGCTTTGGAGACACAATATCTGAAGGAGGTTAAAGCCGATTATGACAGCGAACAATTGGAAAGGAGATTAGTTTTGCACTCATCCTTGGAAATGCATGCATCTGAAATCTACACGAAAGAAATGTTCAAACGGTTTCAAAAGGAGCTTATGAAAAGTACATGTTACATCGTGAACAGTGTCAAAAACAATGGAACTTATATATCGAAACTGTATTTGGTTGAGAAGGCTACCCTGCCGGAGAATTGCAGAAGAAAATATCGAGTGACAATTTTCATGTGCGAAAAAATTGAATGCTCGTGTAAGAAGTTTGAACATTCCGGGATGATTTGCAAACACATAATCCGTTATCTTGacaaaaaacaaaaaatcaaGATACCGGAAAGTCTCATTATGGGTAGGTGGACAATGAACTGCAACAAAATTGCGGGTCCTCTTCCATATGCTCCTCCCGGTATTGGTAATGATGGTGCGTCACAACCATTAAGGTATGGTGCATTGTGCAAATCTTTTCAAGATTTAGCTGCTTCCGGTAGTTGTTCTGTTTCACGGTATAAATACTTAATGGGTGTGATTGATAGAGAGAAGAGATACTTGAAAGATGTTTTTGTGGATGAAGAGCGTAGAGAAAGAACCCATGAGGCGAAAACTCAAGAGGACTACCAACATGATCCAATAATTGATCCTCCAACGTCGAAAACTAAAGGAAGGAAGAAAACAAAAAGATATAAAAGTGGAATTGAGACGGAAACTTCAAAGATCAAGATCAAGCCTCGAAAGTGCAATTATTGTGGGGCGATCGGAGGAGAACATGATGCAAGAAACTGTCCCCTAAGGGTGGAGCATGATCGAAGAAATTATTAG